In Sphingomonas sp. Leaf357, a single genomic region encodes these proteins:
- a CDS encoding S9 family peptidase, with translation MKHLIAASLIAAISIPAVAQETPKPPVAAKKPFLVKSPNGARQDDYYWLRDDTRKNPEMLADLKAENAYADAVLSPTKPLQDTLYKEVVGRIKQDDSSVPYLKRGYYYYTRFETGADYPVTARRKGAMSAPEEIMLDQPKMAAGKGFFAVGSTAVSPDNALLAFAEDTVGRRQYILRVKDIATGKLLTDEIPNVEPGAVWADDNKTILYVEKDPVTLLSKRVKAHVLGTPASADRLVYEEKDDSFYMGLFKTTDERYICIGVQSTVSAEHRCAPAAAPATFTIVAPRERDVLYDADHLGGRWIFKTNWKAPNYRLMTVADAKANGTRTAWSDLVPVKPDVFIENFKPFDGFLAIEERSGGNKRLRTLTNAGKSSFVQSDEPAYAMSLSVNEEPATPWLRYTYGSLTTPTTTYEVNTKTGERRTLKVQPVPGYDATQYVTERVWVPARDGTKVPVSIVYKKGFGKDGSAAMLQYGYGSYGASMDPAFSAQTVSLLDRGMVYALAHIRGGQEMGRKWYDDGHLFNKKNSFNDFIDVTRWLVANKYAARDRVAALGGSAGGLLMGAVANMAPKDYKVIIAQVPFVDVVTTMLDASIPLTTNEYDEWGNPGTSKASYDYMLSYSPYDNVKAQGYPALFVGTGLWDSQVQYYEPAKWVAKLRGVKTGSNPLVFRVNMEAGHGGKSGRFQRYKDGAEYTAFMLTQLGVEK, from the coding sequence GACGATACCCGCAAGAATCCGGAGATGCTCGCCGATCTGAAGGCCGAGAATGCCTATGCCGATGCGGTGCTCAGCCCCACCAAGCCGTTGCAGGATACGCTCTACAAGGAGGTCGTCGGGCGCATCAAGCAGGATGACAGCTCGGTCCCGTATCTGAAGCGCGGCTATTATTATTACACCCGCTTCGAAACCGGCGCCGACTATCCTGTCACCGCACGCCGCAAGGGCGCGATGAGCGCGCCGGAGGAGATCATGCTGGATCAGCCGAAGATGGCGGCGGGCAAGGGCTTCTTCGCGGTCGGCAGCACCGCCGTCAGCCCGGACAATGCGCTGCTCGCCTTCGCCGAGGATACGGTCGGGCGCCGGCAGTACATCCTCCGGGTCAAGGACATCGCGACCGGCAAGCTGCTGACCGACGAGATTCCGAATGTCGAACCCGGTGCCGTGTGGGCCGACGACAACAAGACGATCCTGTATGTCGAGAAGGATCCCGTCACCCTGCTCAGCAAGCGCGTGAAGGCGCATGTCCTCGGCACGCCGGCCTCCGCCGACCGTCTCGTCTATGAGGAGAAGGACGACAGCTTCTACATGGGGCTCTTCAAGACGACCGACGAACGGTACATCTGCATCGGTGTGCAGAGCACGGTCAGCGCCGAACATCGTTGCGCCCCGGCGGCGGCACCGGCGACCTTCACGATCGTCGCACCGCGTGAGCGCGACGTCCTGTACGACGCCGATCATCTGGGCGGTCGCTGGATCTTCAAGACCAACTGGAAGGCGCCGAACTATCGCCTGATGACCGTTGCCGATGCCAAGGCTAACGGCACGCGCACCGCGTGGAGCGATCTGGTACCGGTCAAGCCGGACGTGTTCATCGAGAACTTCAAGCCGTTCGATGGCTTCCTGGCGATCGAGGAGCGTTCGGGCGGCAACAAGCGGCTGCGCACGCTGACCAATGCGGGCAAGAGCAGTTTCGTCCAGTCCGACGAGCCGGCCTATGCGATGAGCCTGTCGGTCAACGAGGAACCCGCGACGCCGTGGCTGCGCTACACCTACGGTTCGCTGACCACGCCGACCACCACCTACGAGGTCAATACCAAGACCGGCGAACGCCGCACGCTGAAAGTGCAGCCGGTGCCGGGCTACGATGCGACGCAATACGTGACGGAGCGGGTGTGGGTGCCGGCGCGTGACGGCACGAAGGTGCCGGTCAGCATCGTCTACAAGAAGGGGTTCGGGAAGGACGGCAGCGCGGCGATGCTGCAATATGGCTATGGCAGCTACGGCGCGTCGATGGACCCGGCTTTCTCGGCGCAGACCGTCAGCCTGCTCGATCGCGGCATGGTCTATGCGCTGGCGCATATTCGTGGCGGGCAGGAAATGGGCCGCAAATGGTATGACGACGGCCATCTGTTCAACAAGAAGAACAGCTTCAACGACTTCATCGACGTCACCCGCTGGCTGGTCGCCAACAAATATGCCGCCAGGGACCGGGTCGCGGCGCTGGGCGGCAGCGCCGGCGGCCTGCTGATGGGGGCCGTCGCGAACATGGCGCCGAAGGATTACAAGGTGATCATCGCGCAGGTGCCGTTCGTCGACGTGGTGACCACGATGCTGGATGCCAGCATTCCGCTGACCACCAACGAATATGACGAATGGGGCAATCCGGGCACCAGCAAGGCGTCGTACGATTACATGCTGAGCTATTCGCCCTACGACAACGTGAAGGCGCAAGGATATCCGGCGCTGTTTGTCGGCACCGGCCTGTGGGACTCGCAGGTGCAATATTACGAGCCGGCCAAGTGGGTCGCGAAGCTGCGCGGCGTGAAGACGGGCAGCAATCCGCTGGTCTTCCGCGTGAACATGGAGGCCGGGCATGGCGGCAAGTCCGGCCGGTTCCAGCGCTACAAGGACGGCGCGGAATATACCGCGTTCATGCTGACGCAATTGGGGGTGGAGAAGTAA
- a CDS encoding DUF6491 family protein gives MRTVLIIPMLIAAGAATADSRSDQTDLARALAGRVAGAPVKCLDPRLADGPQVVGTQTLLYRRGNGRLWVNTLPEPCPGLRFNAVPVVEMFGGEMCRNDRFTPVTPGSIPGAPCRLGGFTPWDKPKR, from the coding sequence ATGCGTACCGTCCTCATCATTCCCATGCTGATCGCCGCCGGTGCCGCCACGGCGGACAGCCGTAGCGACCAGACCGACCTCGCCCGCGCGCTGGCCGGCCGCGTTGCCGGCGCTCCGGTGAAATGCCTCGATCCGCGCCTGGCCGACGGCCCGCAAGTCGTCGGGACGCAGACCTTGCTCTATCGCCGGGGGAATGGGCGATTATGGGTCAACACCCTGCCCGAACCCTGCCCGGGCCTGCGCTTCAACGCGGTGCCGGTGGTCGAGATGTTCGGCGGGGAGATGTGCCGCAACGACCGCTTCACGCCGGTCACGCCGGGATCGATCCCCGGCGCGCCGTGCCGATTGGGCGGCTTCACGCCCTGGGACAAGCCGAAACGCTGA